The following proteins are encoded in a genomic region of Vibrio tasmaniensis:
- the fliQ gene encoding flagellar biosynthesis protein FliQ gives MNPEIFVDLFQDALWMVLIMVCAIIIPSLLIGLVVAVFQAATSINEQTLSFLPRLIVTLLALMMFAHWMTQMMMEFFFELIERLPQVLY, from the coding sequence ATGAATCCTGAAATATTCGTAGATTTGTTCCAAGATGCCCTTTGGATGGTACTAATTATGGTTTGCGCCATAATTATTCCTAGCCTGCTGATTGGTTTGGTTGTGGCTGTTTTCCAAGCGGCTACTTCGATCAATGAACAAACTTTAAGTTTCCTACCACGTTTGATCGTGACGTTATTAGCGTTGATGATGTTTGCACATTGGATGACCCAAATGATGATGGAGTTCTTTTTCGAACTCATCGAACGCTTGCCACAAGTTCTTTACTAA
- the fliM gene encoding flagellar motor switch protein FliM — MTDLLSQDEIDALLHGVDDVEDVEDVLETESDNTVNFDFSSQDRIVRGRMPTLELINERFARHMRISLFNMLRKTAEVSINGVQMMKFGEYQNTLYVPTSLNMVRFRPLKGTALITMEARLVFILVENFFGGDGRFHAKIEGREFTPTERRIIQLLLKIVFEDYKEAWSPVMGVEFEYLDSEVNPSMANIVSPTEVIVVSSFHIEVDGGGGDFHVVMPYSMVEPIRELLDAGVQSDKMETDVRWSSALRDEIMDVPVNFRVNLLEQDISLRDLMELRPGDVIPMNMPEHATMFVEELPTYRVKMGRSGEKLAVQISEKIERPHVVKTDLAFLGKDLMSELENSEDEE, encoded by the coding sequence GTGACCGATTTATTAAGCCAAGACGAAATTGATGCGCTATTACATGGCGTTGATGATGTTGAAGACGTTGAAGATGTCTTAGAAACCGAAAGTGACAATACGGTCAATTTTGATTTCTCATCACAAGATCGAATCGTTCGTGGTCGAATGCCGACCCTTGAACTTATTAACGAGCGTTTCGCACGTCATATGCGTATTAGCTTGTTTAATATGTTGCGTAAGACGGCTGAAGTGTCGATCAACGGCGTACAGATGATGAAATTTGGTGAGTACCAGAACACACTCTATGTACCCACAAGTTTAAACATGGTTCGCTTCCGCCCGTTAAAAGGTACTGCGCTAATCACGATGGAAGCTCGGCTTGTTTTCATTCTCGTAGAGAACTTTTTTGGTGGTGATGGTCGTTTTCACGCCAAGATTGAAGGTCGCGAATTTACACCAACAGAAAGACGAATTATTCAGTTACTACTGAAAATTGTTTTTGAAGATTACAAAGAAGCTTGGTCTCCCGTGATGGGCGTTGAGTTTGAATACTTGGACTCTGAAGTAAACCCAAGTATGGCTAACATTGTGAGCCCTACCGAAGTGATTGTTGTGAGTTCATTTCACATTGAAGTCGATGGCGGCGGCGGTGATTTCCATGTGGTTATGCCTTACTCAATGGTTGAGCCGATTCGTGAACTGCTGGATGCTGGTGTCCAATCAGATAAAATGGAAACCGACGTTCGCTGGAGTTCAGCATTGCGTGATGAAATCATGGATGTGCCAGTTAACTTCCGTGTCAATTTGCTCGAGCAAGATATCTCTTTGCGTGATTTGATGGAACTTCGTCCTGGGGATGTTATCCCGATGAATATGCCTGAGCATGCAACCATGTTTGTTGAAGAGCTGCCGACCTATCGTGTGAAAATGGGCCGTTCTGGTGAGAAGCTCGCGGTACAGATTTCTGAAAAAATTGAAAGACCTCATGTGGTCAAAACCGATCTCGCCTTTCTTGGCAAAGACTTAATGTCTGAGCTGGAAAATAGTGAAGATGAAGAATAG
- the fliI gene encoding flagellar protein export ATPase FliI yields the protein MLELANRLSQYKVEGLKSRPIASGKLVRVVGLTLEATGCKAPIGSLCLVETMSGQMEAEVVGFSGDNLFLMPSEQITGILPGARVTPMTSESGIPVGMELLGRVIDGVGNPLDGLGPIYTEQRASFNAEPINPLARKPISEPLDVGLKAINGLLTVGKGQRIGLFAGSGVGKSVTLGMMTRGTTAQVVVVGLIGERGREVKEFIEEILGEDGRKRSVVVAAPADSSPLMRLKGCQTALAVAEYFRDQGLDVLLLMDSLTRFAQAQREIALSVGEPPATKGYPPSVFAKLPALVERAGNGSDEQGSITAFFTVLTEGDDLQDPIADASRAILDGHIVLSREMADAGHYPAIDVEKSVSRVMPQITTEEHVLMSKAVRQVLSICRKNQDLVSIGAYKPGTDPAIDSAFTLKPRLDEYLQQKMKETVPYDMCVNMLKHVLGG from the coding sequence ATGCTTGAGTTAGCGAACCGTCTCAGTCAATACAAAGTCGAAGGGCTAAAGTCGCGACCAATTGCATCGGGCAAACTCGTTCGTGTTGTTGGTCTAACGCTTGAGGCGACCGGCTGTAAAGCACCTATCGGCAGCTTATGCTTGGTCGAAACTATGTCTGGTCAGATGGAGGCCGAAGTTGTTGGCTTCTCTGGCGATAACCTGTTTTTGATGCCGAGTGAACAAATTACTGGGATCTTACCAGGTGCTCGCGTGACACCGATGACATCAGAAAGCGGTATCCCTGTTGGAATGGAGTTACTTGGTCGTGTTATCGACGGTGTCGGTAATCCACTTGATGGGCTAGGTCCAATCTATACCGAGCAACGCGCTTCATTTAACGCCGAGCCAATCAACCCTTTAGCTCGTAAACCTATCTCAGAGCCACTTGACGTTGGCTTGAAAGCGATTAATGGCTTGTTAACGGTGGGCAAAGGGCAGCGTATCGGCTTGTTTGCGGGTTCCGGTGTGGGTAAGTCGGTTACGCTTGGGATGATGACTCGTGGTACAACCGCGCAAGTGGTTGTGGTGGGGTTGATTGGTGAGCGTGGACGCGAAGTGAAAGAATTTATTGAAGAGATCCTTGGCGAAGATGGTCGTAAGCGATCCGTTGTGGTCGCTGCTCCTGCGGATTCATCGCCATTAATGCGATTGAAAGGCTGTCAGACCGCACTGGCTGTAGCCGAGTACTTCCGCGACCAAGGTTTAGATGTACTACTACTGATGGACTCATTGACCCGTTTCGCTCAGGCGCAGCGTGAAATTGCTCTGTCTGTCGGTGAACCGCCAGCGACTAAAGGTTATCCGCCATCAGTATTCGCCAAGCTTCCTGCGCTGGTGGAACGAGCGGGTAACGGCAGCGACGAACAAGGTTCTATCACCGCTTTCTTTACCGTGTTAACCGAAGGTGATGACTTACAAGACCCTATTGCCGATGCATCGCGAGCGATTCTAGATGGTCACATTGTTTTATCTCGTGAGATGGCGGATGCTGGGCATTATCCTGCGATTGATGTTGAGAAATCAGTCAGTCGTGTTATGCCTCAAATCACCACTGAAGAACATGTCTTGATGTCGAAAGCGGTTCGCCAAGTGTTGTCTATTTGTCGTAAGAACCAAGATTTGGTATCTATTGGCGCCTATAAACCGGGGACAGACCCAGCTATTGATAGTGCCTTCACTTTGAAACCAAGATTGGACGAGTACTTACAACAGAAAATGAAAGAAACGGTTCCCTATGACATGTGCGTTAACATGTTAAAGCATGTATTAGGCGGTTAG
- the fliL gene encoding flagellar basal body-associated protein FliL, translating to MAEEQETPKGKSKLLIIVIAVVVLLLGGGGAAFFLMGSDDKAESAGSSAEVQFMDADPVVYVNVPQAFLFNVTGDKKDRLVQIKVQLMVRGMKNEVLARYHSPLVESALLATFASATVDQLRSPAGRVELRNKATEDIKASLTQAVGQPVIEKVLFTDFVIQ from the coding sequence ATGGCAGAAGAACAAGAAACACCGAAAGGAAAGAGTAAGCTTCTTATTATCGTTATCGCGGTTGTTGTGCTGTTACTTGGAGGTGGTGGTGCCGCATTTTTCTTAATGGGTTCCGATGATAAAGCTGAGAGTGCTGGATCGTCAGCTGAGGTTCAATTCATGGACGCTGATCCAGTGGTCTATGTTAATGTGCCTCAAGCTTTCTTATTTAACGTTACGGGCGATAAGAAAGATCGCTTAGTTCAGATAAAAGTACAGCTGATGGTACGTGGTATGAAGAATGAAGTTCTCGCTCGATACCACTCTCCACTTGTTGAAAGCGCACTACTTGCTACATTCGCTTCGGCGACGGTCGATCAATTACGATCTCCTGCCGGCAGAGTTGAACTGCGGAACAAGGCGACTGAAGATATTAAAGCAAGCTTAACTCAAGCTGTTGGCCAGCCGGTCATTGAAAAAGTGTTATTCACTGACTTTGTAATTCAATAG
- the fliO gene encoding flagellar biosynthetic protein FliO gives MGFLSQRLAGSSLGMTGLSRRVLGVGLLATPSIAFAAAPPSLDLATTFGSLIFVIAFILFIAWLLKRMQVPAMSNQQGLAIVRQIPVGTKERIAIVQAGDEQFLVGITTQSIQLISKLDKPLTQEMLEKSTFSSQLSQLIKKDANK, from the coding sequence ATGGGCTTCTTGTCTCAAAGACTGGCGGGCTCTTCTCTCGGAATGACAGGTTTGTCTCGCAGAGTCTTGGGAGTAGGGCTACTAGCTACTCCTTCTATTGCCTTTGCGGCAGCGCCCCCTTCTCTCGATTTAGCGACCACCTTTGGGTCGCTAATTTTCGTTATAGCCTTCATTTTATTTATTGCTTGGCTACTGAAGCGAATGCAAGTGCCTGCGATGTCGAATCAACAAGGTTTGGCTATTGTTAGGCAAATTCCGGTAGGCACAAAAGAACGTATTGCCATTGTACAAGCGGGTGATGAACAGTTCTTGGTTGGCATTACTACACAATCGATTCAGCTGATCTCTAAGCTCGATAAACCTCTTACTCAGGAGATGCTGGAAAAAAGTACATTTTCAAGTCAGCTTTCCCAGCTAATAAAAAAAGATGCAAACAAGTAA
- the flhB gene encoding flagellar biosynthesis protein FlhB, which yields MAESDGQERTEDATPKRLQQAKEKGQVARSKELASASVLIVGAIALMWFGESMAKALFETMQRLFSLSREEVFDTTKLLEIAGGALVNLLFPLFLILITLFVAAVIGAAGVGGINFSMQAAMPKASKLNPLSGIKRMFGLQSWVELLKSILKVALVSGMAIYLIQASQHDLMQLSMEVYPQNIFHALDILLNFILLISCSLLIVVAIDIPFQIWQHADQLKMTKQEIKDEHKDTEGKPEVKGRIRMLQREAAQRRMMADVPQADVIVTNPEHFSVALRYKQNQDKAPVVVAKGVDHMAMKIREIARENDIYIIPAPPLARALYHTTELEQQIPDGLFTAVAQVLAYVFQLKQYRKRGGERPKLQDSNMPIPPDLRH from the coding sequence ATGGCAGAGTCAGACGGTCAAGAACGCACGGAAGACGCCACGCCCAAACGCTTGCAACAGGCCAAAGAGAAAGGGCAGGTTGCAAGGTCAAAAGAGTTAGCGTCGGCGTCGGTACTTATTGTTGGTGCGATTGCTTTAATGTGGTTTGGTGAATCGATGGCGAAAGCTTTGTTCGAAACAATGCAACGTCTGTTTTCTCTGAGTCGGGAAGAAGTTTTTGATACCACAAAACTCCTCGAAATTGCGGGTGGCGCATTAGTGAACCTGTTGTTCCCGTTGTTCTTAATCCTGATAACCTTATTTGTTGCAGCCGTCATTGGTGCGGCGGGTGTCGGCGGAATTAATTTCTCTATGCAGGCGGCGATGCCTAAGGCGTCTAAGCTAAACCCACTCAGTGGTATTAAGCGTATGTTTGGCCTGCAGAGTTGGGTTGAACTGTTGAAATCTATCTTGAAAGTGGCACTTGTTTCGGGAATGGCCATCTATCTTATTCAAGCTTCTCAACACGATTTAATGCAACTGAGCATGGAGGTATACCCACAGAATATCTTCCACGCTTTAGATATCTTGCTCAATTTTATTCTGCTGATCAGCTGCTCTTTGCTTATCGTGGTGGCGATTGATATCCCGTTCCAGATCTGGCAGCACGCCGATCAGTTGAAGATGACCAAACAAGAAATTAAAGACGAACACAAAGATACGGAAGGTAAACCTGAAGTTAAGGGGCGCATTCGTATGTTGCAAAGAGAAGCTGCCCAGCGCCGTATGATGGCTGACGTACCTCAAGCGGATGTAATTGTGACCAACCCGGAGCATTTCTCTGTGGCTCTACGCTATAAGCAGAATCAAGACAAAGCCCCCGTTGTAGTTGCTAAAGGTGTTGATCATATGGCAATGAAGATCCGTGAAATTGCACGTGAAAATGACATCTATATTATTCCAGCGCCGCCGTTGGCTAGGGCGCTTTATCACACTACCGAACTAGAACAACAAATTCCTGACGGTCTGTTTACAGCAGTTGCTCAAGTGCTTGCATATGTGTTTCAACTGAAACAGTACCGAAAACGAGGCGGAGAGAGGCCAAAACTCCAAGATTCTAATATGCCGATCCCACCTGATTTACGACATTAG
- the fliN gene encoding flagellar motor switch protein FliN: MEPSEDQKLADEWAAALGEDPSAPSIDVDDVLAAPLDELTDSSSPISEDERRKLDTIMDIPVTISMEVGRSQISIRNLLQLNQGSVVELDRIAGESLDVMVNGTLIAHGEVVVVNDKFGIRLTDVISQTERIKKLR; the protein is encoded by the coding sequence ATGGAACCTAGTGAAGATCAAAAGCTAGCAGACGAATGGGCTGCAGCACTTGGTGAAGACCCTTCAGCGCCGTCAATTGATGTTGATGATGTTCTCGCGGCACCACTTGATGAGTTAACCGACTCATCGTCTCCAATTTCAGAAGATGAGCGTCGTAAGCTGGATACCATTATGGATATCCCAGTGACTATCTCAATGGAAGTCGGCCGCTCTCAAATTAGTATCCGTAACTTACTTCAATTGAACCAAGGTTCGGTTGTTGAGCTAGATAGAATTGCTGGTGAGTCACTTGACGTGATGGTTAACGGCACTCTGATTGCTCATGGAGAAGTGGTTGTGGTGAATGACAAATTTGGTATTCGTTTGACAGACGTTATTAGTCAAACAGAACGAATTAAGAAGTTGCGTTAA
- the fliJ gene encoding flagellar export protein FliJ, whose protein sequence is MDNALEFLLDQAKDQENQAVLALNQANVELQGYYEQVEQIEKYRLDYCQQLVDRGKAGLTASQYGHLNRFLTQLDETLSKQREAEHHFKNQVDNCQNYWMELRKKRKSYEWLMEKKQKEKAKLQDQREQKQMDEFSTLLYSRKKM, encoded by the coding sequence ATGGATAACGCGTTAGAATTTCTTCTCGATCAAGCGAAAGACCAAGAGAACCAAGCCGTATTGGCGCTGAATCAAGCGAATGTCGAGCTTCAGGGTTACTACGAACAGGTTGAACAGATCGAAAAATATCGACTTGATTACTGTCAGCAACTTGTTGACCGAGGTAAGGCCGGATTAACCGCTAGCCAATATGGTCACTTAAACCGTTTCTTAACTCAATTAGATGAAACGCTCTCTAAGCAGAGAGAAGCGGAACACCACTTTAAGAATCAGGTCGATAACTGCCAAAACTATTGGATGGAGTTACGAAAAAAGCGTAAATCCTACGAGTGGTTGATGGAGAAAAAGCAGAAAGAGAAAGCAAAGCTGCAAGACCAAAGAGAGCAAAAGCAAATGGATGAGTTCTCGACTCTGTTATATAGCCGAAAGAAAATGTGA
- the fliP gene encoding flagellar type III secretion system pore protein FliP (The bacterial flagellar biogenesis protein FliP forms a type III secretion system (T3SS)-type pore required for flagellar assembly.): MQTSNGFLNPFYFCHAGFFRTVKVWLVQLIIFCSLVFSVSVFAQVEDGTVIPANTAGSESVTISTMQQDQAQSKTMTTGSLTGNGGGIPAFTMTTNANGGEDYSINLQILALMTMLGFLPAMVILMTSFTRIVVVMSILRQAMGLQQTPSNQVIIGIAIFLTFFIMSPVISQVNEQAVQPYLNEQISARQAFDVAQGPIKSFMLKQTRIKDLETFVEISGAQVTNPEDVSMAVLIPAFITSELKTAFQIGFMLFLPFLIIDLVVASVLMAMGMMMLSPMIVSLPFKLMLFVLVDGWNLILSTLAGSFAL; encoded by the coding sequence ATGCAAACAAGTAACGGATTTTTGAATCCATTTTACTTTTGCCATGCCGGATTTTTCCGTACGGTGAAAGTGTGGTTGGTTCAGCTCATTATATTCTGCTCTCTCGTATTTAGCGTGTCAGTATTTGCACAGGTTGAAGATGGGACTGTCATTCCTGCGAATACCGCTGGATCTGAGTCGGTCACCATCAGTACGATGCAGCAAGATCAAGCCCAATCGAAGACTATGACCACTGGTAGCTTAACCGGTAATGGTGGCGGTATCCCTGCCTTTACCATGACCACCAATGCCAATGGGGGTGAAGACTACTCGATTAACCTGCAAATTCTTGCGTTGATGACCATGCTTGGCTTCTTGCCGGCGATGGTTATTTTGATGACATCGTTCACTCGTATTGTGGTTGTGATGTCTATTTTGCGTCAGGCAATGGGTCTTCAACAAACACCTTCAAACCAAGTGATTATTGGCATTGCGATATTTCTGACCTTCTTCATCATGTCGCCAGTAATCAGTCAGGTAAATGAACAAGCAGTTCAGCCTTATTTGAATGAACAGATATCAGCGCGACAGGCGTTTGATGTTGCCCAAGGGCCGATTAAGTCTTTTATGCTTAAACAGACTCGAATCAAAGATCTTGAAACTTTCGTTGAGATATCCGGTGCGCAAGTAACCAACCCAGAAGATGTTTCAATGGCGGTTCTGATTCCTGCGTTTATCACGTCTGAATTGAAAACAGCTTTCCAGATAGGCTTTATGTTGTTCTTGCCGTTCCTAATTATCGACTTAGTGGTGGCATCAGTTTTGATGGCCATGGGTATGATGATGTTGTCACCAATGATTGTATCGTTGCCGTTTAAGTTGATGTTGTTCGTTCTTGTTGATGGTTGGAATTTGATACTCTCCACACTCGCCGGCAGTTTTGCCTTGTAG
- the fliR gene encoding flagellar biosynthetic protein FliR, which produces MEYPTSLVLEWLANYFWPYTRISAMLMVMTVTGARFVSPRIRLYLGLAITFAVMPAIPAVPKDIELLSFQGFLTVFEQIVIGVAMGFVTQFMIQTFVMLGQILGMQSSLGFASMVDPANGQNTPVLGQLFMLLATMFFLETDGHLKMLQLVVFSFETLPVGSGSLTSVDYRELALWLGIMFKTALAMSLSGIIALLTINLSFGVMTRAAPQLNIFSLGFSFALLVGLLLCWYILGGLFSHYELFWIQTEQQICRLIRLEC; this is translated from the coding sequence ATGGAATACCCAACGAGCCTTGTACTAGAGTGGTTAGCCAATTATTTTTGGCCCTACACTCGCATCTCAGCCATGCTGATGGTGATGACAGTAACCGGTGCGCGCTTTGTGTCGCCGCGTATTCGTCTGTATTTAGGTTTAGCGATCACCTTCGCGGTGATGCCTGCGATCCCCGCTGTTCCTAAAGATATTGAACTGCTCTCTTTCCAAGGTTTCTTGACTGTATTTGAACAAATCGTGATTGGCGTTGCCATGGGGTTTGTCACCCAATTCATGATTCAAACTTTCGTAATGCTCGGCCAGATCTTGGGTATGCAATCAAGCTTGGGGTTCGCCTCTATGGTGGATCCGGCTAACGGGCAAAACACGCCAGTACTGGGCCAATTGTTTATGTTGCTAGCGACCATGTTTTTTTTGGAGACAGACGGTCATCTAAAAATGCTACAGCTTGTGGTGTTCAGTTTTGAGACTTTACCCGTTGGCAGTGGAAGTTTGACCTCTGTTGATTATAGAGAGCTTGCTCTGTGGTTGGGTATCATGTTCAAAACAGCATTAGCAATGTCATTGTCTGGTATTATTGCGCTGCTGACGATTAACCTTTCGTTTGGTGTAATGACGCGTGCGGCGCCTCAACTAAATATCTTTTCTTTGGGTTTCTCATTTGCGCTACTCGTGGGCCTATTGCTTTGTTGGTATATCCTTGGCGGCTTGTTTAGTCACTATGAGTTATTCTGGATACAAACCGAACAACAGATATGTCGTCTAATCAGGTTAGAGTGCTAG
- a CDS encoding flagellar hook-length control protein FliK yields the protein MNVSLSSNSAANKTSSLLDSGTASSKVEETGDSKGFFESFKEALGFEESDSKTTVKDAENTEKSDAKQDSTEDEASAEVKKGDSVESDATGEVSEAKSEQMASEVEGENTTDKTSSEAESGTESQLKANSADNSTMPNKVDGKQEQSTTNDSKEQTDQPKVQASSTANESTQASQATAAMNEGNKLLGQLDEANKTLNQTPNGKALPQQAQVDQAQGNIPGATVAGLTPAGEVSKQINQTDATNQDGTLEVDSEIAVLTGGKGVSQLTDDEIRQLMDKGVTPEQIEASMNRELSQMNAASATAAEQSQALSAADIELAKQVDAHTKALKQLNGQIESEQSVVDSLLQKQQGGAKLTADEQAALTQATLKLQTLNQQLTNVQQQATALLSQEPNMNSASGEPAAIDWDNTDSSETKALAAAASTAAVAMAAQQVSAQAASQSTNNALTDKAAMLHANNAHVAAQQANVASPQQQATLDPALTAQGIAMNAAPVTTKAGSTDALLKAGAGAAALSGLGKAGAKDDSKDSTFAQQIASAAGAQGTATVGSAPTRAEIQAAQQAPLQLTKELANEQVAEKVQMMMSKNLKNLDIRLDPPELGQMKIRMTMNNDVANVHFTVGSQQAREVIEQTLPRLREMLAQQGMQLAESSVQQQNSGQGQDRYNNGEQQSGSNRINDGQGDENLDSNSNLELNVTSKRDGISYYA from the coding sequence ATGAATGTTAGTCTTTCCTCAAATTCAGCGGCCAACAAAACGTCATCGTTGTTGGACTCCGGTACTGCCTCTTCAAAGGTAGAGGAAACTGGAGACTCTAAAGGTTTCTTTGAGTCTTTTAAAGAAGCGCTAGGCTTTGAAGAGAGTGACAGCAAAACAACAGTGAAAGATGCAGAAAACACTGAGAAATCTGATGCTAAGCAGGATTCTACCGAAGATGAAGCGTCAGCTGAAGTTAAGAAAGGTGATTCAGTTGAATCTGATGCGACTGGCGAAGTAAGCGAAGCGAAAAGCGAGCAAATGGCTTCAGAAGTCGAGGGTGAGAACACCACGGATAAAACCTCTTCAGAGGCAGAGTCTGGTACTGAGTCACAACTGAAAGCCAATTCAGCAGATAATAGTACTATGCCTAACAAGGTGGATGGTAAACAAGAGCAGTCTACGACCAACGATTCTAAAGAACAGACTGATCAACCCAAAGTTCAGGCTTCATCTACGGCAAATGAATCGACCCAGGCATCGCAAGCGACGGCAGCGATGAATGAAGGGAACAAGTTATTAGGCCAGTTGGATGAGGCAAACAAAACGCTAAATCAGACACCTAACGGCAAAGCTTTGCCACAACAGGCTCAGGTAGACCAAGCTCAAGGTAATATCCCGGGAGCTACTGTTGCAGGTCTTACACCTGCGGGCGAAGTGAGTAAACAGATAAACCAAACCGATGCAACGAATCAAGATGGTACACTAGAAGTTGATTCTGAAATTGCTGTGCTTACTGGTGGAAAGGGTGTTTCCCAACTGACCGATGATGAAATCCGACAGTTGATGGATAAAGGCGTCACTCCCGAGCAAATTGAAGCCAGTATGAACCGAGAGCTGAGTCAAATGAATGCGGCTAGCGCTACAGCGGCCGAACAGAGCCAAGCGCTCTCAGCTGCGGATATTGAGCTTGCTAAGCAGGTTGACGCCCATACCAAAGCACTAAAACAATTGAATGGACAAATCGAATCAGAACAGTCTGTTGTCGATAGCTTGCTTCAGAAGCAACAGGGCGGCGCTAAATTGACGGCCGACGAACAAGCCGCTCTGACTCAAGCGACATTGAAATTACAGACATTGAATCAACAGCTAACCAATGTTCAACAGCAAGCTACGGCGTTACTAAGCCAAGAGCCGAATATGAACAGCGCATCCGGCGAACCTGCTGCTATTGATTGGGATAATACGGATTCAAGCGAAACTAAAGCTTTAGCTGCGGCAGCATCAACAGCAGCTGTAGCGATGGCTGCACAACAAGTGTCAGCGCAGGCCGCTTCTCAATCAACAAACAATGCTCTTACGGATAAGGCAGCAATGCTGCACGCCAACAATGCACATGTAGCCGCTCAACAAGCTAATGTTGCTTCACCTCAGCAGCAAGCAACGTTGGATCCAGCTTTAACCGCGCAAGGGATCGCGATGAATGCAGCACCAGTCACTACAAAAGCAGGCTCTACTGATGCGCTTCTTAAAGCGGGCGCAGGTGCCGCTGCATTGTCAGGCTTGGGTAAAGCTGGCGCGAAAGACGATTCTAAAGACTCGACCTTTGCTCAGCAGATCGCTTCTGCGGCGGGTGCACAAGGTACAGCCACAGTAGGTTCAGCTCCGACACGAGCAGAAATTCAAGCGGCTCAACAGGCTCCTTTGCAGCTCACTAAAGAGCTAGCCAACGAGCAGGTGGCAGAAAAAGTACAAATGATGATGTCTAAGAACCTTAAGAACTTGGATATCCGTCTTGACCCACCAGAGTTGGGGCAGATGAAAATTCGCATGACCATGAATAATGACGTGGCGAACGTGCACTTTACTGTCGGTAGCCAACAAGCGAGAGAGGTTATTGAACAAACCTTACCTCGTTTGAGGGAGATGCTTGCTCAGCAAGGGATGCAGCTTGCTGAGTCTTCAGTTCAGCAGCAGAATTCTGGTCAGGGGCAAGACAGGTACAACAATGGTGAGCAACAATCAGGCTCTAACCGTATAAATGATGGTCAAGGTGATGAAAACCTTGATAGCAACAGCAATCTTGAATTGAATGTCACGTCAAAGCGTGATGGAATTAGTTATTATGCCTAG